In one window of Enterobacteriaceae endosymbiont of Donacia cincticornis DNA:
- a CDS encoding glycoside hydrolase family 28 protein, with translation MNNLKKQNSILDQIRIPFFNKKKYFVKEYIKFFNKKNDISYAINNAINDCHNNGGGIVIIPNGEFYTSSIILKSNVNLHLQDDTVLKFYTDPNKYYNVFTRWEGIECINYISLIYAYNQKNIAITGKGILDGQASFYNWWSWKNDINGNHLQNDDVKILKNMDKNNISIKNRIFGINHFLRPNFIQLYLCRNIFISDIHIINSPMWEIHPVLSENITIQNIKINSLGPNNDGCNPESCNNVLIQNSIFYTGDDCIAIKSGTNNDGRKINIPSKNIIIKKCKMYHGHGAITLGSECSGGIKNIFIEKCTINGIIQSFFKVKNNAERGGKINNIYIKNINIKFIQNYFFNINYLYDEGDKGDFIPIVKDIFISDINVEHCLQVFNINTFKKSIVDNILLKNCVFKGLKTPEKILIYNKYNINIINTKFIS, from the coding sequence ATGAACAATCTTAAAAAACAAAATTCTATTTTAGATCAAATAAGAATTCCATTTTTTAATAAAAAAAAATATTTTGTTAAAGAATATATAAAATTTTTTAATAAAAAAAATGATATTTCATATGCTATAAATAATGCAATTAATGATTGTCATAATAATGGAGGAGGAATTGTTATTATTCCTAATGGAGAATTTTATACAAGTTCTATTATTTTAAAAAGTAATGTAAATTTACATTTACAAGATGATACTGTATTAAAATTTTATACTGATCCTAATAAATACTATAATGTATTTACTAGATGGGAGGGGATAGAATGTATTAATTATATTTCATTAATTTATGCTTATAACCAAAAAAATATTGCTATAACAGGTAAAGGTATATTAGATGGACAAGCTAGTTTTTATAATTGGTGGTCTTGGAAAAATGATATAAACGGTAATCATTTACAAAATGATGATGTAAAAATACTTAAAAATATGGATAAAAACAATATTTCTATTAAAAATAGAATTTTTGGTATTAATCATTTTCTTAGACCAAATTTTATACAATTATATTTATGTAGAAATATTTTTATTTCCGATATACATATTATAAATTCTCCTATGTGGGAAATACACCCAGTTTTAAGTGAAAATATTACTATACAAAATATTAAAATTAATAGTTTAGGACCTAATAATGATGGATGTAATCCTGAATCTTGTAATAATGTTTTAATTCAAAATAGTATTTTTTATACAGGAGATGATTGTATAGCAATAAAATCAGGAACAAATAATGATGGAAGAAAAATAAATATTCCTTCTAAAAATATTATAATAAAAAAATGTAAGATGTACCATGGACACGGTGCTATTACATTAGGAAGTGAGTGTTCAGGTGGAATAAAAAATATTTTTATAGAAAAATGTACTATTAATGGTATTATTCAATCTTTTTTTAAAGTTAAAAATAATGCGGAACGAGGAGGTAAAATAAATAATATTTATATTAAAAATATAAATATTAAATTTATTCAAAATTATTTTTTTAATATAAACTATTTATATGATGAAGGAGATAAAGGTGATTTTATACCTATTGTAAAAGATATTTTTATTTCTGATATTAATGTAGAACATTGTTTACAAGTATTTAACATTAATACATTTAAAAAATCTATTGTAGATAATATTTTGTTAAAAAATTGTGTTTTTAAAGGATTAAAAACACCAGAAAAAATATTAATTTATAATAAATATAATATTAATATTATAAATACAAAATTTATTTCTTAA
- the dapE gene encoding succinyl-diaminopimelate desuccinylase, whose product MLQKIINLTKTLIKCPSISPFDAGCQDILITILKKLKFHIDLININNTNNFWAIHNFRQKNIHNTLVFAGHTDVVSPGNITKWKFNPFTPIIHDNILYGRGVCDMKGSLAAMIFAAKKFILNYPHYHGCLSFIITSDEEGNAKNGTIKIIKKLLKNKEKIDFCIIGEPTSKKIIGDNIKNGRRGSLNIQLEIIGIQGHVAYHNLAKNPIHMVIPLLKELIFKKWSKKNSLFPETSMQITKIKSNIEDNNIIPGNIIIYINFRFNNEISYKNILKKLNYMLKKYVLNFKIKWQLSGKPFLSNQYCKNKKKNLLNIVKQSIYSVNNFNPSLINDGGTSDGRFIIKTGAQIIELGLNNSTIHKINEHVHINDLYILYKIYYQIIKNIFLT is encoded by the coding sequence ATGTTACAAAAAATAATTAATTTAACTAAAACACTTATTAAGTGTCCTTCTATTAGTCCTTTTGATGCAGGATGTCAAGATATTTTAATTACAATACTTAAAAAATTAAAATTTCATATCGATTTAATTAATATTAATAATACAAATAATTTTTGGGCAATTCATAATTTTAGACAAAAGAATATACATAATACTTTAGTTTTTGCAGGCCATACTGATGTTGTTTCTCCTGGAAATATAACAAAATGGAAATTTAATCCTTTTACACCTATTATACATGATAATATTTTATATGGTAGAGGAGTTTGCGACATGAAAGGTTCTTTAGCTGCAATGATTTTTGCGGCTAAAAAATTTATTTTAAATTATCCTCATTATCATGGTTGTTTATCTTTTATTATAACTTCAGACGAAGAAGGTAATGCTAAAAATGGAACTATAAAAATTATTAAAAAATTATTAAAAAATAAAGAAAAAATAGATTTTTGTATTATAGGAGAACCTACAAGTAAAAAAATTATTGGAGATAATATTAAAAATGGTAGAAGAGGATCTTTAAATATCCAATTAGAAATCATAGGTATACAAGGACATGTAGCGTATCATAATTTAGCTAAAAATCCTATTCATATGGTAATACCTTTATTAAAAGAATTAATTTTTAAAAAATGGAGTAAAAAAAATAGTTTATTTCCTGAAACTAGTATGCAAATTACAAAAATTAAATCTAATATAGAAGATAATAATATAATTCCAGGAAATATTATAATTTATATAAATTTTCGTTTTAATAATGAAATAAGTTATAAAAATATTTTAAAAAAATTAAATTATATGCTTAAAAAATATGTTTTAAATTTTAAAATAAAATGGCAATTATCTGGAAAACCTTTTTTAAGTAATCAATATTGTAAAAATAAAAAAAAAAATTTATTAAATATAGTTAAACAAAGTATTTATTCTGTTAATAATTTTAATCCATCATTAATTAATGATGGTGGAACTTCTGATGGACGTTTTATTATAAAAACAGGAGCACAAATTATTGAATTAGGTTTAAATAATTCAACTATTCATAAAATTAATGAACATGTTCATATTAATGATTTATATATTTTATATAAAATATATTATCAAATCATAAAAAATATTTTTTTAACTTAG
- the lon gene encoding endopeptidase La, with the protein MNSKDSEHITISVLPLRDVVVYPHMVIPLFIGREKSIRCLEAVMNNDKKVMLVAQKEASNDNPNINDLFKVGTVTSILQMLKLPDGTVKILVEGLNRAKIITLSDNENYFTAKIKHLSSPTLDIKEQKVLVRTAINQFENYIKLNKKIPPEVLSSLNNIEDAAKLADTIAAHMPLKLPNKQLILEMSNVNERLEYLMAIMESEIDLLQIEKKIRDRVKKQMEKSQREYYLNEQMKAIQKELGEIDDHLDENEVFKKKIELIKMPKEVKEKIFSELKKLKMMSPISAEATVVRGYIEWIIQIPWNIKSRLKKNLCKAKKILDKDHYGLESVKEHILEYLAVQNRSHKMRGPILCLVGPPGVGKTSLGKSIARATGRKFIKIALGGIRDEGEIRGHRRTYIGSMPGKIIQKIVKSGVKNPLLLLDEIDKISYDMRGDPASALLEVLDPEQNITFNDHYLEIDYDLSAVMFVATSNSSTHIPLPLLDRMEVIKISGYTEDEKLNIAKKYLLPKQITRNALKEKELIIDDKTIIDIIRYYTRESGVRGLERELSTLCRKTVKTILIEHNIKSVTINSINLKNYLGVQKFDYGKAENENLIGQVTGLAWTEVGGELLTIETVCIFGKGKLIYTGSLGEVMQESIQTALTVVKARTKKLNIKTEFYKNIDIHVHALEGATPKDGPSAGISICTALVSSLTNNPVKANVAMTGEITLRGQILAIGGLKEKLLAAHRGGINIVLIPEQNKRNLEDIPKNIITDLKILTVKNIEEVLLLALQNKPF; encoded by the coding sequence ATGAATTCTAAGGATTCAGAACATATTACAATTTCAGTCCTACCATTACGTGATGTAGTTGTATATCCTCATATGGTAATTCCTTTATTTATTGGAAGAGAAAAATCTATTCGTTGTTTAGAAGCTGTTATGAATAACGATAAAAAAGTTATGTTAGTAGCACAAAAAGAAGCATCTAATGATAATCCTAATATTAATGATTTATTTAAAGTAGGTACTGTTACATCTATATTACAAATGTTAAAATTACCGGATGGTACTGTAAAAATTTTAGTGGAAGGTTTAAATAGAGCAAAAATAATAACATTATCAGATAATGAAAATTATTTTACTGCTAAAATAAAACATTTATCTTCACCAACTTTAGACATTAAAGAACAAAAAGTTTTAGTAAGAACTGCAATAAATCAATTTGAAAATTATATTAAATTAAATAAAAAAATTCCTCCTGAAGTTTTAAGTTCTTTAAACAACATTGAAGATGCAGCCAAATTAGCTGATACTATTGCAGCTCATATGCCCTTAAAATTACCTAATAAACAATTAATATTAGAAATGTCTAATGTAAACGAAAGATTAGAATATTTAATGGCTATCATGGAATCTGAAATTGATTTATTACAAATAGAAAAAAAAATTCGTGATAGAGTAAAAAAACAAATGGAAAAAAGTCAAAGGGAATATTATTTAAATGAACAAATGAAAGCGATTCAAAAAGAACTAGGAGAAATAGATGATCATCTAGATGAAAATGAAGTTTTTAAAAAAAAAATAGAATTAATAAAAATGCCAAAAGAAGTAAAAGAAAAAATATTTTCTGAATTAAAAAAATTAAAAATGATGTCTCCTATATCGGCAGAAGCGACAGTTGTTAGAGGATATATAGAATGGATAATACAAATTCCATGGAATATAAAAAGTAGATTAAAAAAAAATTTATGTAAAGCAAAAAAAATATTAGATAAAGATCATTATGGATTAGAATCAGTTAAAGAACATATTTTAGAATATTTAGCAGTTCAAAACAGATCTCATAAAATGAGAGGACCAATTTTATGTTTAGTAGGTCCCCCAGGAGTAGGAAAAACTTCATTAGGAAAATCTATAGCTAGAGCTACAGGTAGAAAATTTATTAAAATAGCATTAGGAGGTATTAGAGATGAGGGAGAAATAAGAGGACATCGTCGAACATATATTGGTTCAATGCCAGGGAAAATTATACAAAAAATAGTTAAATCAGGTGTAAAAAATCCGTTATTATTATTAGATGAAATAGATAAAATATCATATGATATGAGAGGAGATCCAGCATCAGCATTATTAGAAGTATTAGATCCAGAACAAAATATTACATTTAATGATCATTATCTTGAAATAGATTATGATTTATCAGCAGTTATGTTTGTAGCAACTTCAAATTCTTCTACACATATACCTCTTCCTTTGTTAGATAGAATGGAAGTTATTAAAATTTCTGGTTATACAGAAGATGAAAAACTAAATATAGCTAAAAAATATTTATTACCGAAACAAATAACCCGTAATGCTTTAAAAGAAAAAGAATTAATTATAGATGATAAAACAATTATTGATATAATTAGATATTATACCAGAGAATCAGGTGTAAGAGGTTTAGAAAGAGAATTATCTACATTGTGTAGAAAAACAGTAAAAACAATTTTAATAGAACATAATATAAAATCTGTTACAATTAATAGTATAAATCTAAAAAATTATTTAGGTGTCCAAAAATTTGATTATGGTAAAGCAGAAAATGAAAATTTAATTGGGCAAGTTACTGGATTAGCTTGGACAGAAGTAGGTGGAGAATTATTAACTATTGAAACTGTATGTATATTCGGTAAAGGAAAGTTAATATATACAGGATCTTTAGGTGAAGTGATGCAAGAATCTATACAAACAGCTTTAACTGTAGTAAAAGCAAGAACAAAAAAATTAAATATTAAAACTGAATTTTATAAAAATATAGATATTCATGTTCATGCTTTAGAAGGAGCTACTCCTAAAGATGGACCTAGTGCTGGAATATCTATATGTACTGCTTTAGTTTCTAGTTTAACTAATAATCCTGTGAAGGCTAATGTTGCTATGACTGGGGAAATTACTTTAAGAGGACAAATATTAGCTATTGGAGGATTAAAAGAAAAATTATTAGCAGCTCATAGAGGGGGAATTAATATTGTTCTTATTCCAGAACAAAATAAAAGAAATTTAGAAGATATACCTAAAAATATTATTACAGATTTAAAAATTTTAACAGTAAAAAATATTGAAGAAGTATTATTACTAGCTTTACAAAATAAACCATTTTAA